One Campylobacter concisus DNA window includes the following coding sequences:
- a CDS encoding type II secretion system protein, producing the protein MKKRAFTMIELIFVIVVVGILAAIMIPKLNRNASREAANQILTHIRYTQHLAMQDDKYENFISNQSKPWFKLRWGITFNETSLKECSIDKPGVKTWKYSVFFDKSVNGNINSESEVANDIYKSGKLLSGGWSSGIVTEATCKKWNKELNLGKRFGITSVDFKDGCSGMQTIIFDEMGRPMRVASTTSGGAKRPYDRLLKKDCSITITDKRGNQTTISIEKESGFASIKENS; encoded by the coding sequence ATGAAAAAAAGAGCTTTTACGATGATAGAGCTTATTTTTGTTATTGTTGTTGTTGGAATTTTAGCTGCCATTATGATCCCAAAACTAAACAGAAATGCCTCAAGAGAAGCGGCAAATCAGATCCTAACTCATATAAGATACACTCAACACCTAGCTATGCAGGATGATAAATATGAAAATTTTATTAGCAATCAGTCTAAGCCATGGTTTAAGTTGAGATGGGGAATAACATTTAATGAAACTAGTCTAAAGGAATGCTCTATAGATAAACCAGGAGTTAAGACTTGGAAGTATAGTGTCTTTTTTGACAAAAGTGTAAATGGAAATATAAATTCAGAAAGTGAAGTTGCAAACGATATCTATAAAAGCGGGAAACTCCTTAGTGGAGGCTGGAGTAGTGGAATAGTAACAGAAGCTACTTGCAAAAAGTGGAATAAAGAATTAAATTTAGGAAAAAGGTTTGGCATAACATCAGTTGATTTTAAAGACGGTTGTAGTGGAATGCAAACTATAATTTTTGATGAAATGGGTCGCCCTATGAGAGTAGCAAGTACTACTTCTGGAGGAGCAAAACGTCCTTATGATAGACTTCTTAAAAAAGATTGCAGTATAACAATAACAGATAAACGCGGCAATCAAACAACCATTAGTATAGAAAAAGAAAGCGGCTTTGCATCTATAAAAGAAAATAGTTAA
- a CDS encoding adenylosuccinate lyase, protein MNITQTLESLSILTDSDALFCELRTLISKNFTKTLANKNKIISFYEESEIPQRKCFLKFIKKLYEKQGNELDVTFAKYKTIKLSLVQRNALTNIYNIDIDFFNDEMIFTLNNTPRAFASYILQNFKGNESKFDEKNHKFSLKIKKDSDFDLIEEIISRREHLKFIVNFYYNEVKFKEFKRNYKVQNSAKFKSRFSALANLLEENFEILGCSNSDSFETVRDSYLALAKIYHPDRHSNKSESIKNEYNTKFKKIQTAYEALKPFFKNQENFIKVG, encoded by the coding sequence ATGAATATAACCCAAACTTTAGAATCTTTAAGCATTTTAACCGATAGCGACGCTCTTTTTTGCGAGCTTCGCACACTGATAAGTAAAAATTTCACAAAAACCCTAGCAAACAAAAACAAAATCATCTCTTTTTACGAAGAGAGCGAGATCCCACAGCGAAAATGCTTCTTAAAATTTATAAAAAAACTCTATGAAAAACAGGGCAACGAGCTTGACGTGACCTTTGCAAAATACAAAACCATAAAACTATCTCTAGTGCAAAGAAACGCCCTAACAAACATCTACAATATCGACATCGATTTTTTTAATGACGAGATGATCTTTACGCTAAATAACACTCCAAGAGCTTTTGCAAGCTACATTTTGCAAAATTTTAAAGGCAATGAGTCTAAATTTGACGAGAAAAATCATAAATTTAGCTTAAAAATAAAAAAAGATAGCGATTTTGACTTGATAGAAGAGATCATTTCAAGACGCGAACATCTAAAATTTATAGTAAATTTTTACTACAATGAAGTCAAATTTAAAGAGTTCAAAAGAAATTACAAGGTTCAAAACTCGGCCAAATTTAAAAGTCGCTTTAGCGCTTTGGCAAATTTGCTAGAAGAAAATTTTGAAATTTTAGGCTGCTCAAATAGCGACAGCTTCGAAACCGTAAGAGACAGCTACCTAGCCCTTGCTAAAATTTACCACCCAGACAGACACTCAAACAAGAGTGAAAGCATCAAAAACGAGTATAACACTAAATTTAAAAAGATCCAAACAGCCTATGAGGCACTAAAACCGTTCTTTAAAAACCAAGAGAATTTTATAAAGGTGGGGTAA
- the truA gene encoding tRNA pseudouridine(38-40) synthase TruA, producing MKIQLIYSYDGSKFQGSQTQPHENGVEDELARALAHVGIFERVISSSRTDKSVHANNQSSSVVCGDHFKDLNRLKDLINRHAHPSIHIKRINLVDESFQARFDAVARSYRYVIDHGKFDVFSSNYKVFLPKFDTRKANEILRNFIGEHDFSAYMKTGSDTKSPVREIYKAFCYTYKEQTIIIFKANGFLRGQVRLMVANLLKALKQKDGSELIKASLNGRPALTRIPAPAEGLYLNRVFYKFN from the coding sequence ATGAAAATTCAGCTAATCTACAGCTACGATGGCTCGAAATTTCAAGGCTCACAGACTCAGCCGCATGAAAACGGCGTAGAAGATGAACTTGCTCGCGCCCTAGCTCACGTTGGCATTTTTGAAAGAGTGATCTCTAGCTCGCGCACCGACAAAAGCGTGCATGCAAACAACCAAAGCTCAAGCGTCGTTTGCGGCGATCACTTTAAAGATCTAAATCGCCTAAAAGATCTTATAAACCGCCACGCACACCCAAGCATTCATATAAAACGCATAAATTTAGTGGATGAGAGCTTTCAGGCTAGATTTGACGCGGTCGCAAGGTCTTATAGATATGTGATAGATCACGGCAAATTTGATGTTTTTAGCTCAAACTACAAGGTGTTTTTGCCTAAATTTGATACCAGAAAAGCAAATGAAATTTTGCGAAATTTTATCGGCGAGCATGATTTTAGCGCATATATGAAAACTGGAAGCGACACAAAAAGCCCAGTGCGCGAAATCTACAAAGCGTTTTGCTACACATACAAAGAGCAAACTATCATCATTTTTAAGGCAAATGGCTTTTTGCGCGGTCAAGTGCGCCTCATGGTTGCAAATTTACTAAAAGCGCTAAAGCAAAAAGACGGCAGCGAGCTCATCAAAGCTTCGCTAAATGGACGTCCTGCTCTAACTCGCATACCAGCACCTGCAGAAGGGCTATATCTAAATAGAGTTTTTTATAAATTTAACTAA
- a CDS encoding LptF/LptG family permease: protein MSRVNKYLLFNFLGTFASLFSTLFLIMSIVFFIQIARITSYIEISFGELFKLYSFMLPRVLLFVVPIAFFVSLAMTLFRLSKENESIVIFTLGGSPNKIARFFLAFSALLSAALLIVAIVMIPIAAQLNANFIDYKKTVAKLNLKPTQFGQKFSDWMVYVGSESEDKNGTTYKDIVMFNPFVKDSQRLITAKNAKIINVGQSVELFLNEGKMYDIRDEIYHQSNFKSMKIRTAQSEEISDVGSIKEYWMDAVSSDKRRKDLSTYVLVALFPLASTLFAISLGIVTYRYEKGMVYVGTFGVLFGYFTLIMLFSSKPSLAIPLIFFVFLLAGVLLYKAKITRRY from the coding sequence ATGAGTAGAGTAAATAAATATCTTTTGTTTAACTTTTTAGGCACGTTCGCATCGCTATTTAGTACGCTTTTTTTGATCATGTCGATCGTCTTTTTCATCCAGATCGCGCGTATCACTTCATACATCGAGATCAGCTTTGGCGAGCTCTTTAAACTCTACTCATTTATGCTCCCACGCGTGCTGCTCTTTGTCGTGCCTATCGCATTTTTCGTCTCACTTGCGATGACACTTTTTAGGCTATCAAAAGAAAATGAAAGCATCGTTATCTTCACACTTGGTGGCTCGCCAAATAAAATAGCAAGATTTTTCTTAGCTTTTTCAGCCCTTTTAAGCGCTGCCTTGCTGATAGTTGCCATCGTCATGATACCAATAGCCGCCCAGCTAAATGCAAATTTTATCGACTATAAAAAGACGGTTGCTAAGCTAAATTTAAAGCCAACCCAGTTTGGACAAAAATTCTCCGACTGGATGGTCTATGTGGGCAGCGAAAGCGAAGACAAAAATGGCACAACCTACAAAGATATCGTGATGTTTAACCCCTTTGTCAAAGACTCACAGCGCCTAATAACCGCCAAAAACGCAAAGATCATAAACGTGGGTCAAAGTGTAGAGCTATTTTTAAACGAGGGCAAAATGTATGACATCAGAGATGAAATTTATCACCAAAGCAACTTCAAATCAATGAAGATAAGAACCGCCCAAAGCGAGGAGATAAGCGACGTTGGCAGCATCAAAGAGTACTGGATGGATGCAGTTAGCAGCGATAAACGCCGAAAAGACCTTAGCACCTACGTCCTAGTGGCCCTCTTCCCGCTTGCTAGCACGCTCTTTGCGATCAGCCTTGGCATCGTCACATATAGATACGAAAAGGGCATGGTCTATGTGGGCACTTTTGGCGTTTTGTTTGGCTATTTTACGCTTATCATGCTCTTTTCATCAAAGCCGTCCCTTGCGATACCGCTCATATTTTTCGTATTTTTACTAGCTGGCGTCTTGCTTTATAAAGCCAAGATCACACGAAGATACTGA
- a CDS encoding prepilin peptidase, translated as MDILVIFFAVFAFVLGICVGSFSNVLIYRLPRSESINFPASHCPKCSHKLNFYHNIPLFSWLFLGGKCAFCKQKISLVYPLVELASGLLFLICFFKECGEILSVETLLYALFLGLCFIMLLALSVIDIRYKAVPDALLFAALFFAFAYALLLFIFKGNFAQILNLILFGFIFWALRFVVSYAMKKEAMGSADIFIAAIIGAILPAKLALVAIYLAALLTLPVYALVRKKGYELAFVPFLSLGLLVTYAFDGQILEILRFIYE; from the coding sequence ATGGATATTTTAGTCATCTTTTTTGCCGTTTTTGCTTTTGTTCTTGGCATCTGCGTGGGGTCATTTTCAAATGTGCTGATATACCGCTTGCCACGAAGTGAAAGTATAAATTTCCCAGCCTCGCACTGCCCAAAATGCTCTCACAAGCTAAATTTTTATCACAATATCCCGCTTTTTTCATGGCTATTTTTAGGCGGCAAATGCGCCTTTTGCAAGCAAAAGATAAGCCTTGTCTATCCGCTGGTTGAGCTAGCCTCTGGGCTACTTTTTCTGATCTGTTTTTTTAAAGAGTGCGGCGAAATTTTAAGCGTAGAAACCTTGCTTTATGCGCTATTTTTAGGGCTTTGCTTTATCATGCTACTAGCCCTTAGCGTCATAGACATAAGGTATAAAGCCGTGCCAGATGCGCTCCTTTTTGCGGCGCTATTTTTCGCATTTGCCTATGCCCTGCTACTTTTTATCTTTAAAGGAAATTTTGCTCAAATTTTAAATTTGATCCTCTTTGGATTTATCTTTTGGGCGCTTAGATTTGTCGTGAGCTATGCGATGAAAAAAGAAGCCATGGGCAGTGCTGACATATTTATCGCAGCGATCATCGGAGCTATTTTACCAGCCAAGCTAGCCCTTGTGGCGATCTATCTGGCCGCACTTCTTACGCTTCCAGTCTATGCGCTCGTTCGCAAAAAGGGCTACGAGCTAGCCTTTGTGCCATTTTTAAGCCTAGGACTGCTTGTCACCTACGCTTTTGATGGGCAAATTTTAGAAATTTTAAGGTTCATTTATGAGTAG
- the uppS gene encoding polyprenyl diphosphate synthase, which translates to MNKLNHLAIIMDGNGRWAKKRGFLRTNGHEAGANVVSDMCEFCIDNGVKILSLYAFSTENWKRPQKEVDFLMNLLKKFLLLKRDDFIKNGIKFNTIGDISPFSDELKNEIEITKDATRENANLLLNLAINYGSKDEIIRAVRKLNLKGCEIDEASLNAALDESEPVDLLIRTGGESRLSNFMLWQASYAELFFTPTLWPDFGKDELANIVAKFKDIERRFGGV; encoded by the coding sequence TTGAACAAACTTAACCACCTCGCTATCATCATGGACGGCAACGGACGCTGGGCGAAAAAGCGTGGATTTTTGCGGACAAATGGGCACGAGGCCGGAGCAAATGTGGTGAGCGATATGTGCGAATTTTGCATCGACAATGGAGTAAAAATTTTAAGCCTTTACGCATTTAGCACCGAAAACTGGAAAAGACCGCAAAAAGAGGTTGATTTTTTGATGAATTTGCTTAAAAAATTTCTTCTTTTAAAGCGTGATGATTTTATAAAAAATGGGATCAAATTTAACACGATCGGCGATATCTCGCCATTTAGCGATGAGCTAAAAAATGAGATAGAGATCACCAAAGACGCAACAAGGGAAAATGCAAATTTACTTTTAAATTTAGCGATAAACTACGGCTCAAAAGATGAGATTATAAGAGCTGTGCGAAAACTAAATTTAAAAGGCTGCGAGATAGATGAAGCGAGCCTAAATGCGGCACTTGATGAGAGTGAGCCGGTGGATCTTCTCATTAGAACTGGTGGCGAGAGCAGGCTTTCAAATTTCATGCTCTGGCAGGCAAGCTACGCGGAGCTATTTTTCACACCGACACTTTGGCCAGACTTTGGCAAGGATGAGCTTGCAAACATCGTGGCTAAATTTAAAGATATAGAGCGAAGATTTGGCGGAGTTTAG
- the coaBC gene encoding bifunctional phosphopantothenoylcysteine decarboxylase/phosphopantothenate--cysteine ligase CoaBC, translating to MLKNKKILLAVCGSIAFYKAFEILSLLKKQGADVYVALSDGALEFCSVSGFEALSEHKILSSQTQNWQDGVNHIAYSKMDIVLIAPASVNTINKLTAGICDNVFMQTLIAASHVPLVVAPAANNNMIEHFATQNSLEILKKNGALVVEPVLKTLACGDIGKGALASPEVIVEAVIKRLSKPLFAGKKVVITGGATTEKIDDVRAITNFSSGKMARALARAFYYAGAEVKLLASFETSSEPFLSLKFSSSRELLELCKSECEDANLLVMCAAVSDFVPTKIDGKIKKENVGEVLNLSLNKNVDILQSLSKFSCKKIGFKLEISNENALKSARSMLEKKSLDAVCLNILGEKNGFASEQNEVNFITKNNEILLPLASKDEIAGRIVELAANL from the coding sequence ATGTTAAAAAATAAGAAAATTTTACTTGCCGTTTGCGGCAGTATCGCCTTTTATAAGGCATTCGAAATTTTATCGCTGCTTAAAAAGCAAGGCGCTGATGTTTATGTGGCTTTAAGCGACGGAGCGCTTGAATTTTGCAGTGTAAGCGGCTTTGAGGCGCTAAGTGAGCATAAAATTTTAAGCTCACAAACGCAAAACTGGCAAGACGGCGTAAATCACATAGCCTACTCTAAAATGGATATAGTTCTCATCGCACCTGCCTCGGTAAATACGATAAATAAGCTAACAGCTGGCATCTGCGATAATGTCTTTATGCAAACGCTAATCGCCGCCTCGCACGTGCCTTTAGTCGTTGCCCCAGCTGCAAATAACAATATGATCGAGCATTTTGCGACGCAAAATTCACTTGAAATTTTAAAGAAAAACGGCGCTTTAGTAGTTGAGCCAGTGCTTAAAACTCTAGCTTGTGGTGACATTGGCAAGGGTGCTTTAGCAAGTCCTGAAGTGATAGTTGAAGCTGTCATTAAAAGGCTTAGCAAGCCACTTTTTGCAGGCAAAAAAGTGGTGATCACAGGCGGCGCGACAACCGAAAAGATAGATGATGTAAGAGCCATTACAAATTTCTCAAGCGGCAAGATGGCAAGAGCCTTGGCTAGAGCCTTTTACTACGCAGGTGCAGAGGTAAAACTGCTTGCTAGCTTTGAAACTAGTAGCGAGCCGTTTCTTAGCCTTAAATTTAGCTCAAGTAGAGAGCTCTTAGAGCTTTGCAAGAGCGAGTGTGAGGACGCAAATTTGCTTGTAATGTGCGCTGCTGTGAGTGATTTTGTACCGACAAAAATTGATGGCAAGATAAAAAAAGAGAACGTTGGCGAAGTTTTAAATTTAAGCCTAAACAAAAATGTAGATATTTTGCAAAGTTTAAGTAAATTTAGCTGTAAAAAGATCGGCTTTAAACTTGAGATTTCAAACGAAAACGCTCTTAAAAGCGCAAGATCAATGCTAGAGAAAAAATCGCTTGACGCAGTTTGTCTAAATATTTTGGGCGAGAAAAATGGCTTTGCAAGCGAGCAAAACGAGGTAAATTTCATCACAAAAAATAACGAGATTTTACTACCGCTTGCCTCAAAAGATGAGATCGCAGGGCGCATAGTGGAGCTAGCAGCAAATTTATGA
- the glmU gene encoding bifunctional UDP-N-acetylglucosamine diphosphorylase/glucosamine-1-phosphate N-acetyltransferase GlmU gives MNNNTSIIILAAGLGTRMKSKRPKVLFELCGEPMIIHILKQAYAITNDVSVVLHYEKELISKKIKEIFPQTKIFEQDLANFPGTAGAIKSVNLSGEKVLVTCGDMPLVRSTDLMRLANAEADVVMSSFEAANPFGYGRVIIKNGKVEAIVEQKDASEAQLAIKSVNAGCYCFKREALEQILPLISNQNAQKEYYLTDAIKIANEKGLKCVAVNVNEQNFMGINDKFQLSIAEKIMQDEIKQNLMKAGVLMRMPESIFIDSRAKFEGECVLEENVSILGECVITESIIKSSSVIESSIIKNSDIGPLAHIRPNSEISDTHIGNFVEVKKGVLSGVKAGHLSYLGDCEIESGTNIGCGTITCNYDGKAKYKTKIGKNVFVGSDTQLVAPVNIADNVIIAAGSTITKDVESGALAISRGRQENKSGFFEKFFGKDDVKK, from the coding sequence ATGAACAATAATACTTCAATCATAATCCTAGCTGCTGGTCTTGGTACCAGGATGAAATCAAAACGCCCAAAAGTTCTATTTGAGCTATGCGGCGAGCCAATGATTATTCACATCTTAAAGCAAGCTTATGCGATCACAAACGACGTTAGCGTCGTGCTTCACTACGAAAAAGAGTTAATTAGCAAAAAGATAAAAGAAATTTTCCCTCAAACTAAAATTTTCGAGCAAGATCTAGCAAATTTCCCAGGCACTGCTGGCGCGATAAAGAGCGTAAATTTAAGCGGCGAAAAGGTGCTTGTCACTTGCGGCGATATGCCACTTGTTAGATCAACTGACCTTATGCGTCTAGCAAATGCCGAAGCAGACGTGGTTATGAGCTCATTTGAAGCAGCAAATCCTTTTGGCTACGGCAGAGTTATCATAAAAAACGGCAAAGTTGAGGCCATCGTCGAGCAAAAAGATGCGAGCGAAGCGCAGCTTGCTATAAAAAGCGTAAATGCTGGCTGCTACTGCTTTAAACGCGAGGCGCTAGAGCAAATTTTACCGCTCATAAGCAACCAAAACGCGCAAAAAGAGTACTATTTAACTGACGCCATAAAAATCGCAAACGAAAAGGGCTTAAAGTGCGTTGCAGTAAATGTTAATGAGCAAAATTTCATGGGCATAAATGATAAATTTCAGCTAAGCATCGCTGAAAAAATCATGCAAGATGAGATCAAGCAAAATTTGATGAAAGCTGGCGTTTTGATGCGCATGCCTGAGAGCATTTTCATAGACAGCAGAGCTAAATTTGAAGGCGAGTGCGTGCTAGAAGAAAACGTCAGTATCCTTGGCGAGTGCGTCATCACTGAGAGCATCATTAAAAGCTCATCAGTGATAGAAAGTAGCATCATCAAAAACTCAGACATCGGGCCACTAGCTCATATAAGGCCAAATTCTGAAATCTCTGACACACATATAGGAAATTTTGTCGAGGTTAAAAAGGGCGTCCTTAGCGGCGTAAAAGCTGGGCACTTAAGTTATCTTGGCGACTGCGAGATAGAAAGTGGTACAAATATCGGTTGTGGCACGATCACATGCAACTACGACGGCAAGGCAAAATACAAAACCAAAATCGGCAAAAACGTATTTGTTGGCTCAGATACGCAGCTAGTCGCCCCTGTAAATATCGCTGATAACGTCATCATCGCAGCTGGCAGCACCATCACAAAAGACGTTGAGAGCGGCGCTCTAGCTATCAGCAGAGGTCGTCAAGAGAACAAAAGCGGCTTTTTTGAGAAATTCTTTGGCAAAGACGATGTTAAAAAATAA
- a CDS encoding motility protein A: protein MDLGTVVGWVLTLVLLFGSMAIGVGIGPYIDIPSVMIVFGGTIGVMMVGFKMETLKGVGKFYGVAVKPSVAVNLPETIKKVVDYSTKARRDGILALESEVNNESNQFLKKGLSMAVDGNEPDAIRALLEIDIDQTSTRHANNIKIFEQVGGFAGAMGMIGTLIGLVAMLLNMSDPSAIGPSMAVALLTTLYGSMIGNIIGAPVANILSIRDADEALEKQVILEGIMAIQAGDNPRTLEAKLLAFLPPKDRKSQFE from the coding sequence ATGGATTTAGGAACCGTCGTCGGCTGGGTTTTGACCCTGGTGCTTTTGTTTGGATCAATGGCGATAGGCGTTGGTATAGGACCATACATCGATATCCCTTCTGTGATGATCGTTTTTGGTGGTACTATCGGCGTTATGATGGTTGGCTTCAAGATGGAGACGCTTAAAGGTGTTGGTAAATTTTATGGTGTCGCTGTTAAGCCATCAGTTGCTGTAAATTTACCTGAGACTATAAAAAAAGTAGTTGATTACTCAACCAAAGCTAGGCGAGATGGCATCTTAGCACTTGAGAGCGAAGTAAATAACGAATCAAATCAGTTTTTAAAAAAAGGTCTTTCGATGGCGGTCGATGGCAATGAGCCAGATGCGATCAGAGCGCTTTTAGAGATCGATATAGATCAGACTAGCACAAGGCATGCAAACAACATCAAAATTTTCGAGCAAGTTGGCGGTTTTGCTGGTGCGATGGGTATGATCGGTACGCTTATTGGTCTTGTTGCGATGCTTCTTAACATGTCAGATCCTAGTGCGATCGGTCCATCTATGGCGGTCGCCTTGCTTACGACGCTTTATGGCTCAATGATAGGTAACATCATCGGCGCGCCTGTTGCAAATATCCTCTCGATCCGCGATGCTGATGAGGCACTTGAGAAACAAGTTATTTTAGAGGGTATCATGGCGATACAAGCAGGGGATAACCCAAGAACGCTTGAGGCTAAGCTTTTAGCATTTTTACCTCCAAAAGATAGAAAAAGTCAGTTTGAATAA
- a CDS encoding flagellar motor protein MotB — translation MGKLIKPEECPKCMPEWLASFGDLMSLLLCFFVLLLSMATMDAKKMEAAVGSLAGALSVLEGGARPDSQVEKETDPESRRTPKPKAQKGAQNEVTSTVKKINELLTASGAPEITMEESEDGFIVRLPAAMLFDKDSAEISGEDAKLFLKRIGMIIAKMPNEVKTDIIGYTDNTNPSKDSIYKNNWQLSTARALSVLEELVSDGVPQERLITSGRASFDPIASNSTEEGRAKNNRVEIHFVSLEPKNKEATKKSILDTRN, via the coding sequence ATGGGTAAGTTAATAAAACCAGAAGAGTGCCCAAAGTGCATGCCTGAGTGGCTGGCATCATTTGGTGACCTTATGTCACTCCTACTTTGCTTCTTCGTTTTGCTCCTTTCTATGGCGACGATGGATGCTAAAAAGATGGAGGCTGCTGTTGGCTCACTAGCTGGTGCATTAAGCGTACTAGAGGGTGGTGCAAGACCAGATAGTCAGGTAGAAAAAGAGACAGATCCTGAAAGCAGACGCACTCCAAAGCCAAAAGCTCAAAAAGGCGCTCAAAACGAGGTCACTTCGACTGTTAAAAAGATAAATGAGCTACTAACGGCTAGCGGGGCACCTGAGATCACGATGGAGGAGAGCGAGGATGGCTTTATCGTTAGGCTTCCAGCTGCGATGCTCTTTGACAAAGATAGCGCTGAAATTTCTGGCGAGGATGCGAAGCTCTTTTTAAAGCGAATAGGCATGATCATAGCCAAAATGCCAAATGAGGTAAAAACAGATATCATCGGATACACTGATAATACAAATCCAAGCAAAGACTCTATATACAAAAACAACTGGCAGCTCTCTACCGCAAGGGCACTAAGTGTGCTTGAAGAGCTAGTTAGCGATGGCGTTCCACAAGAGAGGCTTATCACTTCTGGCAGAGCCTCTTTTGATCCGATCGCTAGTAACAGCACAGAGGAGGGCAGAGCCAAAAACAATAGGGTAGAAATTCACTTCGTCTCGCTTGAGCCAAAAAATAAAGAGGCTACTAAGAAAAGTATCCTTGATACGAGGAATTAG
- the fliP gene encoding flagellar type III secretion system pore protein FliP (The bacterial flagellar biogenesis protein FliP forms a type III secretion system (T3SS)-type pore required for flagellar assembly.), producing the protein MLSLAVLFCVVFGADPALPTINLSLNSPQNAEQLVNSLNVLLILTALALAPSLIFMMTSFLRLVIVFSFLRQAMGTQQVPPSTVLISLAMVLTFFIMEPVGQRSYDEGIKPYIAEQIGYEEMLDKSLKPFKEFMVKNTREKDLALFFRIRNLQNPANIEDIPLSIAMSAFMISELKTSFEIAFLLYLPFLVIDMVVSSVLMAMGMMMLPPVMISLPFKLLIFVLVDGWNLLIGNLVKSFH; encoded by the coding sequence CTGCTTAGTTTAGCGGTTTTGTTTTGTGTAGTTTTTGGTGCTGATCCTGCGCTACCAACTATAAATTTAAGCCTAAATTCACCGCAAAATGCCGAGCAGCTTGTAAATTCACTAAATGTTTTACTAATACTCACCGCACTAGCACTCGCTCCTTCACTCATCTTTATGATGACGAGCTTTTTGCGCCTTGTCATTGTATTTTCATTTTTACGTCAAGCGATGGGCACGCAGCAAGTGCCGCCTTCAACGGTGCTTATCTCGCTTGCGATGGTGCTTACATTTTTCATCATGGAGCCAGTTGGGCAAAGAAGCTACGATGAGGGCATAAAGCCTTATATAGCTGAGCAGATAGGCTATGAGGAGATGCTTGATAAGAGTTTAAAGCCCTTTAAAGAATTTATGGTGAAAAACACTAGAGAAAAGGATCTTGCGTTATTTTTTAGGATAAGAAATTTGCAAAATCCAGCAAATATCGAGGATATCCCGCTAAGTATCGCTATGTCAGCCTTTATGATAAGCGAGCTAAAGACATCTTTTGAGATAGCATTTTTGCTCTATCTGCCATTTTTAGTTATCGACATGGTCGTAAGCTCCGTTTTGATGGCGATGGGTATGATGATGCTACCTCCCGTCATGATCTCGCTGCCATTTAAGCTACTTATCTTTGTGCTAGTTGATGGCTGGAATTTGCTAATAGGAAACCTCGTAAAGAGCTTTCACTGA